A section of the Acidobacteriota bacterium genome encodes:
- a CDS encoding PD40 domain-containing protein has product MDGSGSPRPLTSGTRDTVPRWSPDGRQIAFLRAPMKDGRPQPGQIFLLDMSGGETRPLTDAPRGAGAFAWSPDGKTIAFTSSTGPKDELPKDRPKKDDERTSDVRVITRATYRSNGGGYGDPARHTHIWTIDVAGAAAAPARGRQLTFGGFDEQGAVWSPDGKWIYFTSNRVEEPYYHPQDSDLYAVPATGGDIIKIASIDGGIGAVSPSRSSSAATSTRSASGSRAAAAEAC; this is encoded by the coding sequence GTGGACGGCAGCGGCTCGCCGCGGCCGCTGACCAGCGGGACGCGCGACACCGTACCGCGGTGGTCGCCCGATGGGCGGCAGATCGCCTTCCTGCGGGCGCCGATGAAAGATGGGCGTCCTCAGCCCGGGCAGATTTTCCTGTTGGACATGAGCGGCGGGGAAACGCGCCCGCTCACCGACGCGCCGCGCGGCGCCGGCGCGTTCGCCTGGTCCCCAGACGGGAAGACGATTGCGTTCACGAGCAGCACCGGACCGAAGGACGAGCTGCCGAAAGACCGGCCGAAGAAGGACGACGAGCGTACGAGCGACGTCCGGGTGATCACGCGCGCCACCTACCGATCGAACGGCGGGGGATACGGCGATCCGGCGCGACACACGCACATCTGGACGATTGATGTCGCGGGCGCCGCGGCCGCCCCTGCCCGCGGGCGGCAGCTGACGTTCGGCGGCTTCGACGAGCAGGGCGCGGTCTGGTCCCCGGACGGAAAATGGATCTACTTCACGTCGAACCGCGTCGAGGAGCCGTACTACCATCCGCAGGACAGCGACCTCTACGCCGTGCCCGCGACCGGCGGCGACATCATCAAGATTGCGAGTATCGACGGCGGCATCGGGGCGGTCTCCCCCTCGCGATCCTCAAGCGCGGCTACATCGACGAGAAGCGCCTCGGGATCACGGGCGGCAGCGGCGGAGGCGTGCTGA
- a CDS encoding prolyl oligopeptidase family serine peptidase, which yields MLTNWAIGHTDRFAAAVSQRSIADWAGFWHTADFTLFQPTWFKAAPWEAPQDFVRRSPITYIAKVTTPLMLIEGEDDFRTPPSDGGEQMFRALKYLKRPVVMVCFPGETHELSRSGRP from the coding sequence GTGCTGACGAACTGGGCGATCGGGCACACGGATCGATTCGCCGCCGCCGTGTCGCAACGATCGATCGCGGACTGGGCCGGCTTCTGGCATACCGCCGACTTCACGCTGTTCCAGCCGACGTGGTTCAAGGCGGCGCCGTGGGAGGCCCCGCAGGACTTCGTCCGGCGATCGCCGATTACCTATATCGCGAAGGTGACCACGCCGCTGATGTTGATCGAAGGGGAAGATGACTTCCGCACGCCGCCGTCGGATGGTGGCGAGCAGATGTTCCGCGCGCTGAAGTACCTGAAGCGCCCCGTGGTCATGGTGTGTTTTCCGGGCGAGACGCACGAGCTGTCGCGCTCGGGAAGACCCTGA
- a CDS encoding efflux RND transporter periplasmic adaptor subunit yields the protein MSRAVLALFLPFFGACSILAAGCSGTGSAQSRGAAPPRRVKTVTVQQDTVRRTIDIVATLQASEEVTVSAEVEGKVSRIRADLGDRVAAGDVLVELDREKLEYRYDASRAALERARARYGAEGQNGEPLRPLEATPEVQKAAAGLSQAEQAVKRARELSRRGLLPNQQLDDAESRYRAAAAGYEASLQDARNRRADIDAGAANARLAERELRDALVRAPFGGYIQQRLVAPGMFVRVQTPVMSLVKVDPLKATGEVPERMAPWVHVGQHVELRVDAYPGAVIAGRVARISPAVNTQTRAFPLEAIVPNGDLRLKPGTFARARILSGRVDRILAVPVSALQYRYGVNRVFVMTGDRLAAREVKTGDRLGERMEVTSGVRAGDRIVAADVEQLADGLRVTVDQ from the coding sequence ATGTCTCGTGCCGTTCTGGCCCTTTTCCTGCCCTTTTTCGGAGCCTGCTCGATCCTGGCCGCCGGCTGTTCCGGCACCGGCAGCGCGCAATCGCGAGGCGCAGCCCCTCCGCGGCGCGTCAAGACCGTGACCGTCCAACAGGACACCGTCCGCCGGACGATCGACATCGTCGCGACCCTGCAGGCGTCCGAAGAAGTCACCGTATCGGCCGAAGTCGAAGGGAAGGTCAGCCGAATCCGCGCCGACCTGGGCGATCGCGTTGCCGCCGGCGACGTCCTCGTGGAGCTCGATCGCGAAAAGCTCGAATACCGCTACGATGCGAGCCGCGCGGCGCTGGAGCGCGCGCGCGCCCGGTACGGCGCGGAGGGGCAGAACGGCGAGCCGCTGCGGCCGCTCGAGGCGACACCCGAGGTGCAGAAAGCGGCCGCCGGGCTGTCGCAGGCGGAGCAGGCGGTGAAGCGCGCGCGCGAGTTGAGCCGCCGGGGGCTGCTGCCGAACCAGCAGCTGGACGACGCGGAATCGCGCTACCGGGCGGCCGCCGCCGGCTACGAGGCGTCGCTCCAGGACGCGCGCAACCGGCGCGCCGACATCGACGCCGGAGCGGCGAACGCGCGGCTGGCCGAGCGGGAGCTGCGCGATGCGCTGGTGCGCGCGCCGTTCGGGGGGTACATCCAGCAGCGGCTGGTTGCGCCCGGCATGTTCGTGCGGGTGCAGACGCCGGTGATGAGCCTGGTGAAGGTTGACCCGCTCAAGGCCACCGGTGAAGTGCCCGAGCGCATGGCCCCCTGGGTGCACGTCGGGCAGCACGTGGAGTTGCGCGTCGATGCGTACCCCGGCGCGGTGATTGCCGGCAGGGTCGCGCGCATCAGCCCCGCGGTGAACACGCAGACACGCGCCTTCCCGCTCGAAGCGATCGTGCCGAACGGCGACCTCCGCCTGAAACCGGGTACGTTCGCCCGCGCGCGCATCCTCTCCGGCCGCGTGGACCGGATTCTGGCCGTGCCGGTCAGCGCCCTCCAGTATCGGTACGGCGTCAACCGCGTCTTCGTGATGACAGGCGACCGCCTCGCCGCCCGCGAGGTGAAGACGGGCGATCGTCTCGGCGAGCGCATGGAGGTGACATCGGGCGTCCGCGCCGGCGATCGGATCGTCGCGGCCGACGTCGAACAGCTCGCCGACGGCCTGCGCGTGACTGTGGACCAATGA